A region from the Drosophila ananassae strain 14024-0371.13 chromosome 2L, ASM1763931v2, whole genome shotgun sequence genome encodes:
- the LOC6499287 gene encoding ralA-binding protein 1 produces the protein MDFDSPEEKEFPGLYASEAADSRSKKSKEESDFSEDHDLSKKDLLIGRRKDKKDKGKDRGYAALEGESSPEEELDTKSPSKSKKSKTFKFTSSKSKEKREKSRDKERSERDVKHLEEEPSSHKAKDKKDKKDKSDKKDKKDKKGKQLSQQQQQQQEEAIAAEEVLALGYPVFGVSVSLATERSRCHDGVDLPLVVRDCIDYLQDHCKCEHIYKVEPIKARLMHYKRLYNNREHDAAVDELNLPTACSLLKLFLCELPEPVLTTDLVARFEEVASHPKVTDQEAELQQLLEQLPKCNRTLLAWVLLHFDCVIQQERHNKLNAQSLAMLLSPTLQMSHRLMVALLCHCNNLFPDVKLIKYVPPLTSANQLPDRPEEIQIELRKQDSLLAQIHSEMNAGFITKKREEQLWEVQRIITQLKRRLRSFEKKQEKSVEELESTSSAQLAAASVDVAGVSAQLAAASIAVAEDTTDSKPAAETGAASNNSIASEEPKTEELDTYPSAPDYTIDSVTGFVVLPKTNPHREELLRLQIEYQELKAWKHELKARILAERNEVYKLKQLYDLQNPKAQGSHAEPMPTEADYERVIDHYTRENALLEHKKKMLGIELKEERRACIALQVELRMHEF, from the exons ATGGATTTCGACAGCCCCGAGGAAAAGGAGTTCCCCGGCCTTTATGCCTCCGAGGCGGCGGACTCACGCTCCAAGAAGAGCAAGGAAGAAAGCGATT TCAGCGAGGATCATGACCTTAGCAAAAAGGACCTGTTGATTGGACGTCGCAAGGACAAGAAGGACAAAGGCAAGGACCGTGGCTATGCGGCTCTCGAGGGTGAAAGTTCCCCTGAGGAGGAGTTGGACACCAA GAGTCCTTCGAAGTCAAAAAAGTCGAAAACCTTCAAGTTTACCAGCTCCAAAAGCAAGGAGAAGAGAGAGAAATCCCGTGACAAGGAGAGATCCGAAAGAGATGTGAAGCATCTAGAGGAGGAACCGTCGTCCCACAAGGCCAAGGACAAGAAAGACAAGAAGGATAAGTCTGATAAGAAGGATAAAAAGGATAAGAAGGGAAAGCAGCtatcgcagcagcagcaacaacaacaagaagaagctATCGCTGCTGAGGAAGTACTGGCCTTGGGATATCCTGTTTTTGGAGTATCGGTTAGCTTGGCCACTGAACGATCCCGTTGCCACGACGGCGTCGATCTGCCGCTGGTCGTGCGCGACTGCATCGATTACCTGCAGGATCACTGCAAGTGCGAGCATATCTATAAGGTTGAGCCCATCAAGGCGCGTCTGATGCACTATAAGCGATTGTACAACAATCGAGAGCACGACGCCGCCGTTGATGAGCTCAACCTGCCCACCGCCTGCAGTCTGCTGAAGCTCTTCCTGTGCGAACTACCGGAGCCGGTGCTAACCACTGATTTGGTCGCCCGCTTCGAGGAGGTGGCCTCCCATCCGAAGGTCACCGATCAAGAGGCAGAGCTGCAGCAGCTGCTTGAGCAATTGCCCAAGTGCAACCGCACATTGTTGGCGTGGGTTCTGCTCCACTTTGACTGCGTGATCCAGCAGGAGCGGCACAACAAGCTCAACGCTCAGTCCCTGGCCATGCTTCTCAGTCCGACGCTTCAGATGTCTCACCGTCTAATGGTAGCACTGCTCTGTCACTGCAACAATCTTTTCCCGGACGTCAAGCTGATAAA GTATGTTCCACCTCTTACTTCGGCCAACCAGCTGCCGGATAGACCCGAAGAAATCCAAATAGAGCTCCGCAAGCAGGACAGCTTACTGGCCCAGATCCACAGCGAGATGAATGCCGGTTTTATTACCAAGAAACGGGAGGAGCAGCTCTGGGAAGTACAGCGAATCATCACTCAGCTGAAGAGAAGATTGCGAAGTTTCGAAAAGAAGCAAGAGAAATCTGTTGAAGAGCTGGAAAGCACCAGCAGTGCTCAGCTGGCTGCCGCTTCCGTCGACGTAGCGGGCGTATCGGCTCAGCTGGCTGCCGCTTCCATCGCCGTAGCTGAAGACACCACCGATTCCAAACCAGCTGCCGAAACTGGGGCAGCTTCAAACAACAGTATTGCATCCGAGGAGCCAAAAACGGAGGAGCTCGATACTTATCCTAGTGCACCTGACTACACTATCGATTCCGTTACTGGTTTCGTCGTGCTCCCCAAGACGAATCCGCACCGGGAAGAATTGTTGCGCCTACAAATCGAATACCAGGAACTAAAGGCTTGGAAGCACGAATTAAAAGCCCGCATCCTGGCCGAACGCAACGAAGTCTACAAACTGAAGCAGTTGTACGATCTTCAGAACCCCAAAGCCCAGGGATCACATGCGGAGCCTATGCCAACGGAGGCCGACTACGAGCGGGTTATCGATCACTATACGCGTGAAAACGCTCTGCTGGAGCACAAGAAGAAGATGTTGGGCATCGAACTCAAGGAGGAGCGACGGGCTTGCATTGCTCTTCAAGTGGAGTTGCGGATGCACGAGTTTTAA
- the LOC6501301 gene encoding uncharacterized protein LOC6501301 produces MKFFAVLLALALFAMTMVQCLSLPDANAKCVMDCETQTYNSICAADDKGTTKTYRNVCVMKVENCLQNANFQKISDKECP; encoded by the exons ATGAAGTTCTTTGCAGTATTGTTAGCAT TAGCCCTTTTCGCCATGACGATGGTCCAGTGCCTGAGCCTGCCCGATGCCAATGCCAAGTGCGTCATGGATTGCGAGACGCAGACCTATAATTCGATCTGTGCCGCGGACGACAAAGGAACCACCAAGACCTATCGCAATGTTTGCGTAATGAAGGTCGAGAATTGTCTGCAGAATGCAA ACTTTCAAAAGATAAGCGACAAAGAGTGTCCATAA
- the LOC116654471 gene encoding sex-lethal homolog: MDHSVNSNTVHKHLMEINEERRNPVGVAAVPMLACSVIKEEPSSLYQENKTGRGPPGYSQPICGPGSSTFRQADPDAPTYHQIISGYSGFQGQNRFSVPPPPTYPNSGSSQPIGSHMGTSALATEVNNVGQPAPPVQPSNRTNLIINYLPQDMTEMELADIFSKFGHLRRHKIIRDLSTGFSFGYGFVDFMDSRQAQVAQIILDGRQLRGKRLKVSYARPRSEDIKNSNLYVSHLPATTNESQIRELFGPHGQILDINILINKATGLPKGVAFVRFCSRTSAEKAQKTLDGIVPRGGSRPIEVKFVNRQIKPPFSNGNASNRMKVEKKGQSQCQTLPNAVQSHGQDHGQDHGQDHGQDHGKDHGKDHGKDHGKYHGKDHGQDHGEGHGQGGVDGQGGVGRKSGQVGQAGQPSVSQWPYVNLSLPQQIQNSNQTQGGSSPQPFKRRIAAPSIQNPNQPKRPRGFVWE; encoded by the coding sequence ATGGATCACTCGGTGAATTCAAACACGGTTCATAAACACCTTATGGAAATAAACGAGGAACGCCGCAATCCTGTGGGTGTCGCGGCAGTGCCTATGCTGGCGTGTTCAGTTATTAAGGAAGAGCCTTCCTCGTTGTACCAGGAAAATAAAACTGGCCGCGGCCCTCCTGGCTACTCTCAGCCGATTTGTGGTCCTGGTTCTTCAACCTTCCGCCAGGCTGATCCTGATGCTCCCACCTATCATCAGATTATTTCGGGATATTCGGGCTTCCAGGGGCAGAATCGTTTTTCTGTCCCCCCACCTCCAACCTACCCGAATTCTGGTTCTTCTCAGCCCATAGGATCACACATGGGAACCAGCGCACTGGCGACTGAAGTGAACAATGTGGGGCAGCCGGCGCCACCCGTCCAGCCAAGCAATAGGACTAACTTGATTATTAACTACTTGCCGCAGGACATGACGGAGATGGAGCTGGCcgatattttttcgaaattcgGCCACCTCCGCCGCCACAAGATTATCCGGGACCTGAGCACTGGATTCAGCTTTGGGTATGGTTTCGTAGATTTTATGGATTCACGTCAGGCTCAGGTGGCCCAGATTATCTTGGATGGGCGTCAGTTGCGCGGCAAGCGCCTCAAGGTTTCCTATGCTCGTCCCCGTAGTGAGGACATTAAGAACTCCAACCTTTATGTGTCGCACTTGCCGGCGACCACGAATGAATCTCAAATCCGTGAACTATTTGGCCCTCATGGCCAGATTTTGGATATCAACATTCTAATTAACAAGGCCACAGGGCTGCCAAAGGGCGTGGCCTTTGTTCGTTTCTGCTCTCGCACTTCGGCCGAGAAGGCGCAGAAAACCTTGGATGGAATCGTTCCGAGGGGGGGCTCCAGACCTATTGAAGTGAAGTTTGTCAATCGCCAAATCAAGCCGCCATTTTCAAACGGCAATGCTTCTAACCGAATGAAAGTGGAGAAGAAGGGTCAGTCACAGTGTCAGACTCTACCTAATGCTGTGCAAAGTCATGGACAAGATCATGGACAAGATCATGGACAAGATCATGGACAAGATCATGGAAAAGATCATGGAAAAGATCATGGAAAAGATCATGGAAAATATCATGGAAAAGATCACGGACAAGATCATGGAGAAGGTCATGGACAAGGTGGAGTAGATGGACAAGGTGGAGTAGGTAGAAAAAGTGGACAAGTCGGACAAGCTGGACAGCCTAGTGTCTCACAATGGCCATACGTCAACTTATCGCTTCCGCAGCAAATCCAGAACTCGAACCAGACCCAGGGCGGCTCATCGCCGCAGCCCTTCAAGCGTCGCATTGCTGCACCGTCTATTCAGAATCCAAATCAACCCAAACGTCCACGTGGTTTCGTCTGGGAGTAA